From Ipomoea triloba cultivar NCNSP0323 chromosome 5, ASM357664v1, the proteins below share one genomic window:
- the LOC116020711 gene encoding cytochrome c oxidase subunit 6b-1-like, protein MAAVDTKIYPSLSDQYLLKEKEDKLNVPIEPAGDLKTPIVQGADMTSEIKLETAPADFRFPTTNQTRHCFTRYVEYHRCIAAKGDNAPECDKFAKYYRSLCPGEWIDRWNEQRENGSFPGPL, encoded by the exons ATGGCTGCCGTCGATACTAAAATCTACCCTTCCCTCTCCGAC CAATATTTACTGAAAGAGAAAGAGGACAAATTAAATGTGCCCATCGAGCCAGCAGGAGATTTAAAGACCCCTATTGTTCAAGGTGCTGATATGACCTCAGAGATTAAG CTTGAGACAGCTCCTGCGGATTTCCGGTTCCCTACTACCAACCAGACTAGGCATTGCTTTACCCGATATGTTGAATATCACCG GTGCATAGCTGCAAAGGGTGACAATGCACCTGAGTGTGACAAGTTTGCAAAGTATTATCGCTCCCTTTGCCCAGGCGAATGG ATAGATAGATGGAACGAGCAAAGGGAGAATGGCTCCTTTCCAGGTCCCTTGTAA